A window from Triticum aestivum cultivar Chinese Spring chromosome 6D, IWGSC CS RefSeq v2.1, whole genome shotgun sequence encodes these proteins:
- the LOC123142214 gene encoding disease resistance protein RGA5-like produces MMPLSDEDSRRLFFNRIYNSEEACPRQFRDISNEILKKCDGMPLAIITISGMLSSERFDQEHWEHIRDSLGSGTNFTLEGMRKILDLSYKNLPYLGMYPEDLKIQRHHLELQWVAGDFISKEKGQDVEKVARSYFNELVNRSLIQPVRFDNCGSVTHCKVHDMMRDLILSKCADENFLTIVDDPQAITELDNNVRRLSLHPDEEIIETKLWGNICLSQVRTFMIFGDCEGMPPLRLFNFLRVLRIENSGLDGVDLTLVQNRPLSPVRKGL; encoded by the coding sequence ATGATGCCACTTAGCGATGAAGACTCAAGAAGACTGTTCTTTAATAGGATATATAACTCTGAAGAAGCTTGCCCTCGCCAGTTTCGGGATATTTCTAATGAAATTCTCAAAAAATGTGATGGTATGCCACTTGCTATTATTACTATATCAGGCATGCTAAGTAGTGAACGCTTCGACCAAGAGCATTGGGAACATATACGGGATTCTCTAGGTTCAGGAACAAATTTCACGTTGGAAGGGATGAGGAAAATCTTAGACCTCAGCTACAAGAACCTTCCTTATCTTGGTATGTATCCCGAGGACCTCAAAATACAGAGGCATCATTTGGAACTTCAATGGGTTGCCGGAGATTTTATTAGTAAAGAGAAGGGACAAGATGTAGAGAAGGTTGCAAGAAGTTATTTCAACGAGCTTGTCAACAGGAGCCTTATTCAACCTGTAAGATTTGACAACTGTGGATCGGTCACACATTGCAAAGTTCACGATATGATGCGCGATCTTATCTTGTCTAAGTGTGCCGACGAGAATTTTCTCACCATAGTGGATGACCCTCAAGCCATCACAGAACTGGATAACAATGTCCGTCGACTGTCTCTCCACCCGGATGAAGAAATTATTGAAACAAAGTTATGGGGTAACATTTGTCTGTCACAAGTTCGGACTTTTATGATCTTTGGTGATTGTGAGGGTATGCCTCCTCTGCGACTGTTCAACTTCCTTCGAGTTCTGCGTATTGAAAATTCTGGATTGGATGGAGTTGACCtcacactagtgcagaacaggcctttatcaccggttcgtaagggcctttag
- the LOC123142213 gene encoding disease resistance protein PIK6-NP-like isoform X1, producing the protein MATAVVVGVSTGAMKPVLDKLSTLMGGEFSKMKNVGKDVQFLSDELTSMKDLLENLALVDELDPQTKNWRNKVRDMSYDIENIIDDFGRKIVDKNEKGGLVKKAVRFLKTFNVRYQIAGQIEGIKKLVLETSDRRNRYKFNTPPSNDVTIDPRVAILQQDAASFVGLKVPTDELADWLNDKEMHLKVVSIVGFGGLGKTTLANEIYRQPEVGFECRAFVPVAQKHNIPKLIRSLLSQLGSVERSLDIEENVLVEKLREYLQKKRYLIVIVILLKVLSQIMALAAE; encoded by the exons ATGGCAACTGCAGTAGTGGTGGGTGTTTCTACCGGCGCCATGAAACCTGTTCTCGATAAACTGTCCACTCTTATGGGAGGCGAGTTCTCCAAGATGAAAAACGTGGGAAAGGATGTACAGTTTCTCAGTGATGAGCTTACAAGCATGAAAGATCTTCTCGAGAACCTTGCACTTGTGGACGAGCTAGATCCACAAACCAAGAACTGGAGAAACAAAGTAAGAGACATGTCTTATGACATTGAGAACATCATTGATGACTTCGGCCGGAAAATTGTGGACAAAAATGAAAAGGGTGGGCTCGTCAAGAAGGCTGTTCGATTCCTCAAAACTTTCAATGTTCGTTACCAGATTGCTGGCCAGATTGAAGGGATCAAGAAACTAGTGCTTGAAACTAGTGACAGGCGCAACAGGTATAAGTTCAATACACCTCCATCAAACGATGTGACCATTGACCCACGAGTTGCCATACTCCAACAAGATGCAGCTAGTTTTGTCGGTCTGAAAGTGCCAACCGATGAGCTCGCTGATTGGCTAAATGACAAGGAGATGCATTTGAAGGTGGTATCCATTGTGGGATTTGGAGGTCTAGGCAAAACAACACTCGCCAACGAGATATACCGTCAGCCGGAAGTGGGATTTGAATGTCGTGCATTTGTCCCAGTGGCGCAAAAGCATAACATCCCTAAACTCATCCGTAGCTTACTATCTCAACTTGGAAGTGTAGAACGTTCTCTTGATATcgaagaaaatgttcttgttgagAAACTCAGAGAATATCTACAGAAAAAGAG ATACTTGATTGTAATTGTGATATTATTAAAGGTGCTTTCCCAGATAATGGCCTTGGCAGCAGAGTGA
- the LOC123142213 gene encoding disease resistance protein PIK6-NP-like isoform X2: MATAVVVGVSTGAMKPVLDKLSTLMGGEFSKMKNVGKDVQFLSDELTSMKDLLENLALVDELDPQTKNWRNKVRDMSYDIENIIDDFGRKIVDKNEKGGLVKKAVRFLKTFNVRYQIAGQIEGIKKLVLETSDRRNRYKFNTPPSNDVTIDPRVAILQQDAASFVGLKVPTDELADWLNDKEMHLKVVSIVGFGGLGKTTLANEIYRQPEVGFECRAFVPVAQKHNIPKLIRSLLSQLGSVERSLDIEENVLVEKLREYLQKKR; the protein is encoded by the exons ATGGCAACTGCAGTAGTGGTGGGTGTTTCTACCGGCGCCATGAAACCTGTTCTCGATAAACTGTCCACTCTTATGGGAGGCGAGTTCTCCAAGATGAAAAACGTGGGAAAGGATGTACAGTTTCTCAGTGATGAGCTTACAAGCATGAAAGATCTTCTCGAGAACCTTGCACTTGTGGACGAGCTAGATCCACAAACCAAGAACTGGAGAAACAAAGTAAGAGACATGTCTTATGACATTGAGAACATCATTGATGACTTCGGCCGGAAAATTGTGGACAAAAATGAAAAGGGTGGGCTCGTCAAGAAGGCTGTTCGATTCCTCAAAACTTTCAATGTTCGTTACCAGATTGCTGGCCAGATTGAAGGGATCAAGAAACTAGTGCTTGAAACTAGTGACAGGCGCAACAGGTATAAGTTCAATACACCTCCATCAAACGATGTGACCATTGACCCACGAGTTGCCATACTCCAACAAGATGCAGCTAGTTTTGTCGGTCTGAAAGTGCCAACCGATGAGCTCGCTGATTGGCTAAATGACAAGGAGATGCATTTGAAGGTGGTATCCATTGTGGGATTTGGAGGTCTAGGCAAAACAACACTCGCCAACGAGATATACCGTCAGCCGGAAGTGGGATTTGAATGTCGTGCATTTGTCCCAGTGGCGCAAAAGCATAACATCCCTAAACTCATCCGTAGCTTACTATCTCAACTTGGAAGTGTAGAACGTTCTCTTGATATcgaagaaaatgttcttgttgagAAACTCAGAGAATATCTACAGAAAAAGAG ATAA
- the LOC123142215 gene encoding disease resistance protein RGA5, with the protein MATAIVVGFCTGAMKPVLQKLATLMGDEFSKVKNVRKDVEFLSDELTSMNVFLESLEDVDELDAQTKLWRNKVRNMSYDIENIIDDFKRKIGEKGEKDGLAMKTLRLLKSSRARQQIAGQIEEIKKLVSDTSERHKRYESKARPSSDVTTDPRVVTFYQDAISLVGLEGLTDELVNYLKDEETQLKVVSIVGFGGLGKTTLANEVYRQSKGGLECCALVAVTQKPNIPSLLRSLLSEVGSKSCTNGCDENVLINKLRVYLQHKRYLIVIDDLWERLPWDIIKGAFPDNGLGSRVITTTRIHDVAKACCSNPRDYILKMKPLSDEDSRRLFFGRIFNSEDACPRQLRDISIEILKKCGGMPLAIITISGMLASGMLPGEVFDQEEWEHIRNSLGSGTNLTLEGVRKILDLSYKNLPPHLKTCLLYLGMYPEDFEIPRQRLELQWIAEGFVSKEEKGKDVEKVARSYFNELINRSLIQPTKFDNHGMVTHCKVHDMMRDLILWKCAEENFLTIIDDPRAMSKLDNTVHRLSLQSDCPRFTKVLPGNTNLSQVRTFMIFGDLQYIPPLSMFKFLRVLLIEESKCLYPAGTAALAKLYQLRYLAMTKQIGISVPTEIRGLRHLETLDLLDNMDVPSDIVHLRCLMFLNIRWSSTPIPDGIGNMKSLRYLKKFDVMQNSLDNVEGLGELTSLRVLAVCSQWYAASDFKIRMDALCSSLGKICTSLEYLGLDIIGCMDVLMDLSPPPRRLERLYMGNHHENEREDVLFDTEDDLGLCIWAIHTAKEWKPVPGSYFSRVPNWMGELSNLKELVINVLEAWNIGILAQLPALAHLRLYIRKSLREWFVIYAGEFPVLKCFEIRLSSASYLAFQAGAMPKLQWLGLQFSGVGWFQHVPGPAGIRHLSALEEFSAQIGYMNYCYYGDYSYYGEKWAKVAMRNALHMHPNHPRVHITCDTICNLESSFLPCDDSDQGASDPPHRAADC; encoded by the exons ATGGCAACTGCAATAGTGGTGGGTTTTTGTACCGGCGCAATGAAACCTGTTCTTCAAAAGCTGGCCACTCTAATGGGAGACGAGTTCTCCAAGGTGAAAAACGTGCGGAAGGATGTGGAGTTTCTCAGTGATGAGCTTACAAGCATGAATGTTTTTCTTGAGAGCCTTGAAGATGTGGACGAGCTAGATGCACAAACCAAGCTCTGGAGAAACAAAGTGAGGAACATGTCCTATGACATTGAGAACATCATTGATGACTTCAAGCGAAAAATTGGTGAGAAAGGTGAAAAGGATGGGCTCGCCATGAAGACTCTTCGACTCCTGAAATCTTCCAGAGCCCGTCAGCAGATAGCTGGCCAGattgaagagatcaagaaactagTGTCTGATACTAGTGAACGACACAAAAGATATGAATCTAAAGCTCGTCCATCAAGTGATGTGACCACTGACCCACGAGTTGTCACATTCTATCAAGATGCAATTAGCCTTGTTGGGCTGGAGGGGCTAACTGATGAGCTCGTCAATTACCTGAAGGACGAGGAGACACAGTTGAAGGTGGTATCCATTGTGGGATTCGGAGGACTGGGAAAAACAACACTCGCCAATGAGGTATACCGTCAGTCCAAAGGTGGACTTGAATGTTGTGCATTGGTCGCAGTGACGCAGAAGCCAAACATCCCAAGTCTTCTACGTAGTTTACTATCTGAAGTTGGGAGCAAATCATGTACTAATGGTTGTGACGAAAATGTTCTTATCAACAAACTCAGAGTATATCTGCAACATAAGAG GTACTTGATTGTAATTGATGATCTATGGGAGAGATTACCATGGGATATTATTAAAGGTGCTTTCCCAGATAATGGCCTTGGCAGCAGAGTAATAACAACTACAAGAATACATGACGTGGCTAAGGCATGTTGCTCCAATCCCCGTGATTATATATTGAAAATGAAGCCACTTAGCGATGAAGACTCAAGAAGACTATTCTTTGGTAGGATATTTAACTCTGAAGATGCCTGCCCTCGTCAGCTTCGGGATATTTCTATTGAAATTCTCAAGAAATGTGGCGGTATGCCCCTTGCAATTATTACTATATCAGGCATGCTAGCAAGTGGAATGCTACCAGGTGAAGTCTTCGATCAAGAGGAGTGGGAACATATACGGAATTCTCTAGGTTCGGGGACAAATCTCACGTTGGAAGGGGTGAGAAAAATCTTAGACCTCAGCTACAAAAATCTACCTCCTCATCTCAAGACATGCTTGTTGTATCTTGGTATGTATCCAGAGGACTTTGAAATACCGAGGCAGCGTTTGGAACTTCAATGGATTGCCGAAGGTTTTGTCAGTAAAGAAGAAAAGGGAAAAGATGTGGAGAAGGTTGCAAGAAGTTATTTCAATGAGCTTATCAATAGGAGCCTTATTCAACCTACAAAATTTGACAACCATGGTATGGTCACACATTGCAAAGTTCATGATATGATGCGTGATCTTATCTTGTGGAAGTGTGCAGAAGAGAATTTTCTCACCATAATTGATGACCCTCGAGCCATGTCAAAACTGGATAACACGGTCCATCGACTGTCTCTCCAAAGTGATTGTCCAAGATTTACAAAAGTGTTACCGGGTAACACTAATCTGTCACAAGTTCGGACGTTTATGATCTTTGGCGATCTTCAATATATACCTCCTCTGTCcatgttcaaattcctcagggttcTTCTTATTGAGGAGTCCAAATGTCTTTATCCCGCCGGCACCGCTGCACTGGCCAAGTTGTATCAGCTGAGATATTTAGCCATGACCAAGCAGATTGGGATATCGGTACCAACAGAGATCAGAGGGCTACGACACTTGGAAACACTTGATTTACTTGATAATATGGATGTTCCATCTGATATAGTTCATCTAAGATGCTTGATGTTCTTGAATATCCGTTGGTCTTCCACACCAATTCCTGATGGCATCGGCAACATGAAGTCCCTGAGATATTTAAAAAAATTTGATGTGATGCAGAACTCACTAGATAACGTCGAGGGTCTTGGAGAGTTAACCAGTCTGAGAGTACTAGCAGTATGCAGCCAGTGGTATGCTGCGTCCGACTTCAAGATACGAATGGATGCTCTGTGCTCTTCTTTGGGGAAAATTTGTACCAGCCTCGAGTACCTGGGTTTGGATATCATAGGCTGCATGGATGTCTTGATGGACTTGTCACCTCCTCCCCGCCGACTTGAGAGACTGTACATGGGTAATCACCATGAGAATGAACGGGAAGATGTTCTTTTTGACACGGAGGATgacctcggcctctgcatctgggcgatacATACGGCCAAGGAATGGAAGCCTGTACCGGGCAGCTACTTTTCCAGGGTCCCTAATTGGATGGGGGAACTCAGTAACCTCAAAGAACTGGTAATCAATGTCCTAGAGGCTTGGAATATTGGTATTCTAGCACAGTTGCCCGCTCTCGCTCATCTCAGACTATACATCAGAAAATCTCTAAGAGAATGGTTTGTCATCTACGCCGGAGAATTCCCTGTTCTAAAATGTTTTGAAATTCGGTTGAGCAGTGCGTCGTACCTGGCCTTCCAGGCTGGTGCAATGCCAAAGCTCCAGTGGCTCGGCCTGCAATTCAGCGGCGTAGGGTGGTTCCAGCACGTGCCTGGACCAGCCGGCATCCGACACTTGTCAGCGCTTGAAGAATTTTCGGCCCAAATCGGATACATGAACTATTGTTATTATGGAGACTATAGTTATTATGGAGAGAAATGGGCCAAGGTTGCCATGAGGAATGCTCTCCACATGCATCCCAACCATCCTCGCGTTCACATCACATGTGATACAATTTGCAATCTTGAGTCGTCGTTTTTGCCATGTGATGATTCTGATCAAGGCGCCTCTGATCCTCCGCACAGGGCTGCTGACTGCTGA